AATTTTGCACCCTTGGTTTGGTCGAAGTCCGCAATAATTTTCCTGAAACCATGTCACCATTCTATCGTGGAAACTGGTTAGAACAATGTGGGCAGGACACAGAACTTCTGCAAGATAATTTATAATTTTCTTAGTAGGCCTCCAACAACTTGGAAAAAGATCCTCCGTATAACTCAGCAAGCTATACATAGATATGCAATATTCCATTTTGCAATTATATGCAAAGCAGTTGCTTTAAAGAGCTCAAAGACTGCCGGTCACGCGTGATTATTTCAGATGGAGAAGTATGTCAAGTGACCTGTGTATATTGTCAGCACCTGCCAATAATTAGTCCTTGGGTCACCAAAACAAATTGGGAAAATTGGTTCTATAGCATCAAAAGAACATCATTTCCGTAAAATACCATTGATAGATCTCCGTTCCATAAAATAGCACCCGAATGAACGTTACCTTAAACTAACATTCTGTCAGATTTCCGCTAACTTCTCCGTCACAAGGTTGTTCTTCCTCCTCTGTCACGCCCAACCCGCCCGTCCTGCCGACGCCCGAGCACCTTGAAGTTCTTCCTTCTTATCTGGAGGCATATTCGCATAGCGATCTCCAGCTTTTTGACACATAATGTTTCTTaaatcatcatcatctaggAAACagacatacacacatatatatgtttCTTAGATGTAGGGTAaagaatttatttttcaaatactGGAATTGAACAAACTAATGTTGTGGCACTCACCATTTTCAAAATTTCTCGCTCTTTTTTTAGGAGCAACATCTTGAGTCTGCGTGTTGGTTACATTCCCAAGCGGAACACGCTGTTCCTTGTTGTCGTGGTGCGCCATCGATGTAGACTGAGTGCAAGCTTGTTCCAAATTCAAACAGTGCTAAGAACGTGTAAAAGAAACGTAAAAAAATCAGGAGTATGATTTACCTTCCAAACAACGGCCGTCGGGATCGATGACCGTCAGGAGCAGCGGTCTCCGTGAGTGAGGACTGTCAAGCCGTGGCCGTCGCAGCTGCGGTTAGCCATCGGGGATGGCGAACGTCGGAGCAGCGTGCGGCCACCTTCAGGGATCAGGGATGGGCGATGGCTGTCTGGACTGCGGCGAGCGCACACGGCGAGAGCGATGGCGCACGGCGAGCAGCGGACAAGGTTGCGGCGAGCGCACACGGCGAGAGCAACGGCACGGCCAAGGTACCGTCTCCTATAAATTTATTATGTGAACTTTAGTTTGAAAAGTCATTTTTGTAAATACcataatattatttactatttttgtaagattgtatcatgctggtaccgtctgcgctcgccgtTGTGCGAGACTACTGGTATGTTTCGATCGgtctgtgggttggaaacagactGTCAAGTTACGtctaattaagctaatgcgcctgatgtgttcaaataatggccattacgcttaattaagtgttTTAACCGGGCTGTTCTGTCACAGTTAAAACCTGCTGTCTTGAGATAGGTAGCTGTGTGCACAACTGAATGATTCATTCCACTGAAGTACTAGCGGACCCAGTACACTAGAGTCTGAAAAGCTCATAAGAAATTTATAGGAGCAACAAGAATTTAAACCGACTCACTGCATATACTGCATGAAAACTAGACATATAGGTGATGACCTAAAAACCTTTTCAAGTGTACCAAACCTTGTCGGCATTCTAGCGAAAGCATTTGACAATAGTTTCTTCTGATTGAGAACCTAgcatttgaatttcaaacctcTTGTTTGGTGAGTGTTTCAGTAGAATAATCTTGAACTTGAGGCAGTTTGCTGATTTCCGTAGACGACACCTCCAACTCCAATGCTACCAAATGCTTGTAATGGGCGTATATGCCAAGGCAGTACCCAAACAATCCAGCCATGGCAATCATACCGAGGGAGTAGACCAACGTCCCTACCGCCCTGCCAAAGAAGTAGGAGACTGCGATTTCCAGCAGGCCAAGCGATGGAGGTCCAAACAAATACGTGGCCGTCATGTGATGCACCTCGATGAAGACACCGTGCAGGAACTGCAGTGCCAGGGTGCAAATCCAGCAGAAGATGGAGAGGTCGACGAGGAACGACACCTCCATGACGAGCCCGTAAGTGTCCTTGGTGTAGCACAGCACGAACGCGGCGCACCCTGCGCACAACAATGAGACGACCGCCGAAAGGAAGGGCGCGGTTTTGGCCTTGTCCGCGCCTCGCTTGAGCTCCTCTTCGCTGCGGGAGGCCGACGGCGGCACAGGGATGGggaccgcggcggcggacgTCTCGGCGCCGGTGAACTGCCTGTGCTCGGCGAGGGCGAACCCGAACAGGCCGGCGGCGTAGGCCGTGACGAGATGCATGACGACCATGCCGGTGCGGGGGCtcaggtgggcggcggcggcgccggccagcgCGACGTAAGAGACGGAGAAGAACACGGTGCGCGCGCGCATCTTCCGCGTGAGGATGATGGTGCAGAGGACGAGGAAAGCGCTGGTGATGGCCGAGAACACCCACACCACGCTCCGTGGCCGGTCGGCGACGGGCCACAGCGCCAGCGACGTGATGGCGGCGTAGGCCACGGACACCCAGAGAGAGGACGTGGCGCGTCGTTGCTTGGgatcggcggcggtggcggtgaagTCCCTGTTCTTGGCGCCGGCGTCGGAGCCGCCGCTGTCGACGGTGCCGTTCTCCATCGCGGCAGGGGCCATGCCGTCCTCTACCAGGACGATGTGGTGCACGGCGTGGAGGGGACCATCATTATTTGCAGCAGTGTTGTCGCCATCAGCCACGTTGTTGCTTGAGTCGTTGTTGATGCTCCCGTCAGCCATGGGTCATGGGCTcacggcggccggcagcggcgaggaTCCGGTGGGGAGCTCGCGAGGGTTGGTGACTTGGTGTTTTACGCCTGGGCCTGTTGTTGGGTCCCGATGGATGGAGCTCCACAAATTAATAGGCTAGGCATTTCGGCCAGCAGGTTGAGGCCCATTTGTCTCTCCGATCGAGAGGACCAGCAGAAACTTATGCACCAAGCATCCAATCCTAAATTAATGAAGcggcaaaaatatttttttttgaagatcaGCTACTGATTATGATATATattaaaaagagagaaaaaagtaTGTTACAATTGTTAAGCAAAACTTCAAGAAacaaaaaaggtcaaaaagaaaatctTAAAGATTACACAAAGACTTCTAGCCattctaagagcatctccaagagctcttgtataaTATTAGCTAAACAAAGAAATTTGAAGGCTAGGTAAAAGGTATACAGCTTCCAAAATTGAGGACTAAACCAACAATTTTTCTAAATTAGACCCTTCATATTTTACTTTCctggtgggccccacatgtcaccCTCCTTATCTTCATCTTTTTCCCCACCTCTGGCTCTGGCTTGCCTAGATCTCCGGAAATCCAGCCGCCCCCTccgcctcacgccgccgcctcgacctcTGATGTCGCCGCGCACGCGCCTCTGAGGCCGTGGGCGAGCGGCGAGCCGGGGGCCGCCTCGCATCCCATGCCCCATGGCTGCCTTCCGCCGTCTCCTGGGCACGCTCGCCGGAGCAAGCGCCAGCGACGGTGGGCTCGGCGCTATGGAGGACCTCTCCCATGGTGACGCGATGAAGGGGCCGTCGGAGGGGGGTGGCGCGGTGGAGCcgtggaggcggtggtggaggggacggagggGGTGCCACGGCGGTGCAAAGcaggcggcggggtggcgcggAGCTCCGAGCGAGGGGTGGTGCACGAGGCCAGTGGTGGCGGTGCAGAGCAAGCGGTGGGGGTGGCCACGGAGCTCCGGGAGGGAGCGAGGTGGCTGGAAGGAGGAGTGACAACGGGGCGAGCACGTGCCAGGAGGGATGGCTAGTGCTCAACACTAGGCAAAGATGCCCAGCAGCACCCCTTGGATAGAAGACAAGGATAGAACATGGGGTAGATAGCCATTCTGTTGGATGGGGTTTTTtgtctcccttttctttttttagccaATTTAcccaagatacaagagctcttggagatgctctaacatgGACTCTTTAAAGCGAGCTTATGCTCTAAGAATTACTAAAGCCCCATGTGTTGAACCTAGCCGAATAGATTTCGTAAGTTGGTTAAAGGCCCACCAAATTGATGATGATGTAAACTAGCTTTTCCTAGGTGACTTCAACCTTTACAGGTCACTGGAGGATAGGAATAAACCAGGTGGCAATTTACAGGATACGCTCACTTTTAATGATATATTATAGGCCATCTGGGTCTAGTTGAGTTACCCCTCAAAGGGCGTGCTTTCACCTGGAGTAACATGCAACAAGAACCTCTGCTTGAGCAACTTGATTGGTTCTTTACTTCAAATAATTGGACTTTAGACTATCCAAACTCCATGGTTTTACCTATGGCTAAAATCACATCTGATCATGTACCATGCAAGCTCATCATTGGAACAAGCATCCCAAATCAAATGTCTTTCAATTTGAGAATTTCTGGCCACAACATTCTGGAGGCAATGTCTTGCTCTGTGTCCTCCAGCTGGAGGACAATGAAAGGCTGCAGCAACGAAAGGCCACAACATCCTGCACGGCAGAAAGGGCCGGCAGTGCACAAGCTCAATCGAGATTGGTTCTTGCCGGACCACCAGAGACCTCATCGATGACGCTGAGGCAATAAGATAAATTTTCATAGAAGGATCGCCTTAATCCGAGTttgtatgcaaaagttatgattGTTTACCAAACAACACAATTTTGTAACTTCCTCAACCCAATAGCATATCCAATCGGCTACCTCATGCATCATATGCATCTGGTGATTCATCCTAGGTTTCTCGACCAATCTCATTGATCTCTGCCTGCTGCAACTGGGTTTACATGtatcacttaactccgatggcggatacccgaccggtaggagtatgtcgttACATTACCATCACAGCAAGGACACAAAATaggactagggtttcatctactCCACGCACATCTCCATATGCACACATCCGAACCTATAACTGAAAGGATCCAGGATGTCGCCTGGAGGAGGGGGGTTGAATATGCATTTatacttttctgcaaaatacaGCACTTAAAACAAAAGTCAGTACACTAACAGGTCAGGCCGGtcaggcagaccggtcagaccagtctaagACTTAACCACTGTAAATCAGcaggcgaccggtcagaccggtcctgtgcgGAACCTGCACAAAATCAGAGTTATCCCTCCCTTAAGTTCTAGCACAAATACAACTAGATGTAGTGCCCCTGTAGGTGATATCAAATATATTTCTAGTTCATGCACATACAAAAACAATACAAGcaagtagatcgaagcggaagcacaaagtaaAGCTAGAGTAAAGTGTAGTGAGGCAAACCAGAAAtggagacacaaggatttgtatcccaaagttcagattcaccaaagcgaatcctacgtctccgttgaggaactcgTTGGGCGTGAGTCTCTTTCAACCCGATCCCTTAAGTTGGGTCTTTATAAACCACTCGTCCTttccactatcttgatcctttccaccaagggAGCAAGATCACACCCGCACAGACtagccgctgctcaccacaccaTCGGGATTTAGCCAACGACTCCTAACCGTctaggaggctcacctccaagagtaacaaatgcaaattGAGATCTTTGATGGAGCCAAGAGTGCTTAGCTATGGTTGCTCACTGCAGCTCGAAATGCAGCTCTCACAATGGTCACTTAGCTCACACACGCTCAATCTCTCAAGCCAATCAAAAGGATATGCAAACTAGTTAGCACAACTAacaaagagtgttggggagagCTAGCTGGTCAAGAAAATGCTTCAAGGAGCTCAAGAATAGCCAGGGAACCAGCAGCTCACACAAGAGTGGgccaaggggtataaatacccaatTTCTAAAAACTAGCCATTATAACTGTCAGagcagaccgatcagaccggttcccagaccggtcagactagcCTGGCCTTGAAACTAGCCATTACACTttggatcggtcagaccggtcccccagacTGGTCAGGGCCAGAGAATCCCAAACCACTGTTAGAAGGCTCCACTTGGTCCACCAAGTCGAGACTTGATCATCCAAGTAGTACTAAGTTAGTTATCAGAGGTTTTCTCTCAGGATCCTTACTTAGGtgacctatgagcacttttgaccaTGTCAAAGAatcaatgttgcatccctcttgatagtacgacataCCTATACTTaagattaaatataaaatacaatTCAATCACTTGATCCTTGAATCCCTTCAGTCTTGCCATACTTTGACTTTGTCAACCTTGGGGCTTCAACATTGCATCTTCTTTTCTTGAGCAAATCCACGCTTGAGCTAGTGACATAGGAATTCCATTACTTAGGAGAATATGTCCTTGAATCCGAGTCACTTCATAATATATTCGATGCATTGTATTGCTTCTCCCAATAAAGCTTAGATATGATACTTTGAAAACCCCACGGATACTAGCAACTTCACTCTAGCAGTTCACACATGGTAAGCCGTCGCttcaccaaagcttgcttagtccctcacactagtcatctcggttggtttcttcaCCACTTACCCATGCCACATTGAGTTTTAGCTTTGCACAACAACAATGAATTCCATATGAACTTTCTCTttgattgcttgagcttgatctcTTAACTAATATTCCAAATCTCAAGCTTCCAACAAGATCAATAACTTGAATAAGAAATATGCTCATACACTTGTCTTGCTTCGCAATCTTACTTTCAATCAATGACTTCTCAATTTATGCCAAGCCATAGATAGAAACCATTTGTTGTTATTGCATGAACActtgtttcttatttttcttcacaATATGCTTGATATTTCAACAATATTTCCCTTTTGTTTGAATCATTATCACATGAGTTAATGACAATAATTGATTTGTAAATAAATCCCTACTCATGATATCTTCAATAAAatcgttagtcctttaatcatgttgtcattcaactcaccaaaacccattagggacctagatgcactttcaataaCATGGCAAAATCGGATCTGATACCACATTAAGGATATGGgtagcaaaacaaaaaaaattccaacTGCATAAACCAAGATCATTGCTGCTATAGATCACAAAATTACCACTAGGCGCGCGGGTGCGGAACTTTTGTACCACATCAGGGGTAGTACAGTCGGTTGTAGGCAATGCAGTTTCAAGACCTCCTCACGTGCAGCTCGTTGTTGTGCAGTAGATGCATCACCACCAAGTTATCCACACGTACGAGAAGAAGCATCGCGCTCTGGACTGCTAGATCCGCGAGGACAACCGTGGGCACGGGCATGGAAAAGGCGGCGACCGGGAGGTGTGGATTAGAGTTATCCCTCCATGCGCCCACCCTTGTTCATATAGGCGCCCCCTAATGAGCTTCCCTATCGAGGCCCATCAGAGGACCTAAGCTCAATCTAATTCAGATCTTATCTTTATTAGGCTTCAAGCCCTTTAAGTGTGctaccctatgggctcacgtgCAAATAGATATGCCCTGAGTACTTCTACTCGTCCAATAGTTGATTGCGTCTCTAGCAAGATGTGTCAACTTCTATGCACACGCAAATATCATATCAGATGAGCCATCACAATCTCACATAAATGCtattctgtaacaccctaatttaaatttccaacatttaataataaatttaattggctttatttaattttctaggatttaatttgcttagccttgcatttataatttatttttacttcataaagtaattaaaatttattttagggctaatatgtttgtgcattcatgctggtgcataattttatttgattgagtgtggtttgaattcaaattcaaacctgaattcaaataggtttagtttggttgaaataggaaatagaaaaggaaaagaaacccaCTCGGCAGCCCACCAGAACCCAAACCCAGTTTCCAACCCAGTcaacccagcccagcccgctccccttTTTCCTCTTTCCCCGGACAGCCCAACAGGCAGGCCCAGCCGCCCGCGTTtccccggcccagctcgcccctGCACCCTCACCTCCCGGCCCGCGGAGCGCAGCAGCCCAGCGCCCCATTCCGCGAGCCGACCCACCCCAGGCAGCCAGTAGACCCGGTCCAAGcccctttcccgcggcccaatcTTTCTCTCCCGCGCTGGCCCAGCATATCGCACGCGGCCCAGCATATCGCACGCTTTCCCTCGCAGACCAGAGCGGCCGCGCACGTCCGACCGCCCCTACCACTGGACCCCACCCGCCAGTCTCTCGTGCACTCCCGCAGCGCGCTCGTCCCCTCCTCGCTGCTCTGCAGGGCCCAGCTGTCAGCGCCCTTCGCCCCGTTTCGGCCGCTCGCTCCGCGCACTAGCGCCCGCGTTCCCGCTGACGAGGATGGCCCACAAGTCagatccttccccttcctccgcccgtGCCTCTGCTCACGCGACCGAGCCCCGCTGCCCGTGgacccaggccgctccccgcgCCTGCAGCCCGGCTCGCCCGTTGGCGCGCTCCTTCCCTGACACCGCGACCCACAGGGCAAACCTTCCTTCCCCGACACGTTGTGCAGCAACAACCGGCCATGATTCTCGGCCGTGATCCCCGCGCCGCGGCCTTCCCtcaggcccgcacgccaaggcccaGCCTCCCCCTTTAAACGCGCCCCTGGCCCTGCCCCGCATCCCACCTTCTTTCTGCAGccccacccaaaccctagcccccaccttgcctctgctcggagcaGAGCACCCCGCCGCCGATTCCTCACCACCGGCGACCCTCGGACCTCCCTGACCCCTGAAGAACTTTCACAGCACCGCCCCGCGTCGACTCGTCAAGCTCAGGAGCCGGAGGAGCTCTGCAACGCCCGAACCACGAACGCCGATCGACGCCACGCTGCCGTGCTGTCGTGGATCTGTCCCTGCACCGCCGCTCTCCCTCTTCTACGCTTCCCCGGACCTTCGCGCCGTGGTAACGAACCCTCCCGTGCCAGTTACCCCTTAGTTTTCCCCTGCACCGTGCGCGATGGCTCACCGGCGTAGGCcgacccgcctcgccgccgcaccgggCCTCCGCCGTGCCGTGGCCCTGCGCCAAGCCCCTAGATAGGTTTAGTGTGTCACACTCTCGCTTCCTGATCAAATCCCGCTCGAAGGCGAGTACGGAATCGCATTTTGGCTGAAGTccggcgacagcgccgccgttcgccgccgcagAAGCTCACCGGCGcaaccccgcgcgcgcgccttgGAGCCATCCGATCCCAAATCGACGGTCCAGTATCGTTTCCACCCGAGTCAACAGAGAGGTTACCGGTCAGCACCTGGCATTCTTGCAAAAGTGACCCCGAGTTTCTCTggaataaacccgcagtccagttagttcaaaactaattcaatCCAGGCCCTGTTTTTATCACTTAAGCCCTTGAGTTTTCCcagttttgaacccgccgtccaacccCTTCGTTTTTACATGCTGACTCCCGATCTatcctttaattacatttaggtccctagtttttgcccagaaccccctgcagctctatttttcttacagtttagtccctgaatcttgttttaagcgtagttttcacgttctagctccgttttaggcgttctttatgtccacgcgatcgttgtaacgcgtagaatagttctagcttagttttgtttgcttttttcatatattgttgtactatttcttagtgttagcctttgtttgcatgtatgtttatattgCTGCCTTGTTTCtagccatgtgttcgtgagtagacgttgagctaccggaggagctccagtaccagtacccggagcagccaccaccttctgagcactttgagcagtaggagcagtttgaggaaggcaagtataacatgaataacacctatcactttaaatacattttcatactgcattttaatattgtatgcctataaggactctcctagccactttatatcctttatatatcccttgggttgcattttggttagttgtgctaggttgctgcgctataacacacttggtcctttttaaataatttgattaatggtatatgcaacttaattatgatagtggcccgtttgaggggctcacgtctcgttaaaaattggtttttctagaaacttggtttagggggctcgcactgtgttttgtgctagctactctccataaggaccgtacgacattagagcaacaacctgggacaaccgcgcaaccacaagactggaatgggacggtcttggcgtaataattaggtcattttggtttggagtaacttacctgtggggcaggggaggtaagcttctatggccctcgtactgagtggcctcgtctatgCTTGGTCTATGCACCTGTGTTTTGATGCACAcaagacctgctccatagtcgccgatccaccctcgcggttactccttaccaacgagattctttgtaaaggcctcgtagtgtgcttgctagccatctcacctaaggaagtgtgatgaacaactagcgtagcccacgacttgtgggtaaagatgtgcaacctctgcagagtgtaaaactggtatactagccgtgctcacggtcatgagtggcccagatcctccttttgattagtggggttatctccctttgattggggggggggggttccccgggtggtttggtttggttctcagtagttcataattaattttgattaattactatgtaactgggttatggtaattcatccacttgtactaaatagttttaataaaatcttgtcaagattaaaagctaatgcagttgagtcagccaactttagagcctcatagtttgtgttatacttgttgagtacaagttgtgtactcactcttgcctactctaatctttttcctcttggagatactctactgctgctcagttcctgccgactcgagggagttcacccggagctaccaggagtacgaggacttctaggcgttcgtctcccagtcgacgtccctgtggcgccctgctcagcttccgacgagaggtatcatatatgttttacgcttccgcatactctgtatcagacattttgtcattaatgtaataaataacatttatactcgctttattacatctttttacgtgatatgtgctgtgatatattgttcattctgttgtatatacgtgacttgatcctggcacgtatatgattgctcggtttatgtcctttt
The genomic region above belongs to Panicum virgatum strain AP13 chromosome 8N, P.virgatum_v5, whole genome shotgun sequence and contains:
- the LOC120686620 gene encoding uncharacterized protein LOC120686620; its protein translation is MADGSINNDSSNNVADGDNTAANNDGPLHAVHHIVLVEDGMAPAAMENGTVDSGGSDAGAKNRDFTATAADPKQRRATSSLWVSVAYAAITSLALWPVADRPRSVVWVFSAITSAFLVLCTIILTRKMRARTVFFSVSYVALAGAAAAHLSPRTGMVVMHLVTAYAAGLFGFALAEHRQFTGAETSAAAVPIPVPPSASRSEEELKRGADKAKTAPFLSAVVSLLCAGCAAFVLCYTKDTYGLVMEVSFLVDLSIFCWICTLALQFLHGVFIEVHHMTATYLFGPPSLGLLEIAVSYFFGRAVGTLVYSLGMIAMAGLFGYCLGIYAHYKHLVALELEVSSTEISKLPQVQDYSTETLTKQEV